One Candidatus Eisenbacteria bacterium genomic window, GGAGAACACCGGAGCCTCGGAGGCGGTGGCGGTGTTGACGCGGCCGACCGGCAGGGAACGCCGCGGCCTCCCCCGTGTCGTGATCGATCCGGGGCACGGCGGAGGCGATCCGGGTCAGGTCTGCTCGGGCGGTCTCGTGGAGAAGGAACTGACGCTCGATTTGGCGAAGCGGATACGGGACAAGCTCACCGGCGGGAGGGGCGTGGAGGTCACGCTCACGCGGGAAACGGACGAGGATCCGCCCCTGATCCGCCGAACGGAAATCGCCAACGGCGCGTCGGCCGATCTTTTCATCAGCCTCCACCTCAACGGGTCGGCGGCGCCGGGGCGATCCGGCGTGGAAGTGTACCGCCTCTCCGGTGGTCCGGGGGCGGCGGAGCGGGTGCGGCTCGCGGTCGCCGAGACCGCCGAGCGTTACGAAAACGAACCTCTCGGCGCGCTTCCGGGTGGAGAGGTCCGGTTCGTTCCTTGGGACGCGGTGCAGGGGGCGCATCGGGAGGAGAGCGAGAGGGCGGCGCGGACCGTTCTCGCCGAGGTCGCTCGATCCGGCTCTTTCCGGGCTCTCGGATCGAATGAGGCGCCCCTGGCGGTGCTCCGCGGCGCGGATCTCCCCGCGCTGCTCGTGGAGGTCGGCTTCGGCACATCGGAGACGGACAGGCGCGCGCTCGCGGGCGAGGAGGGACGGGAGCGTCTTGCGGCGGTTCTCGCCGACGCCATCGTCCGTTTCCTCCGGGAATCCTCATAGGAGTGGTCGGGTGATGGAGAAGGAAGGACGTTCTCAAGGGACGCCGCTCTGGCCCTGGGTGCTCGTCGTGCTCGTTGTTTTCGGCGTAGGCGGCTGGCTCGTCTTCGGTCGCGGCGGACCGCGGCGAATCGAAACGGAGACCCCCATTTTTCCGGTCGATGAGGAGGGGATCCTCTCCCGGACGGCGGTCCTCTCCTTCGCCTCCGCCGACGGTTCGCGTCCCGTCACGGAGCGCCGTGAGGTCCTTCTGGAGAGCGCCGAGCGCGAGGCGATCGTCCGCCGCCTGGTGGAAGAGCTGGCCCGCGGGCCCCTCGCGCCGAACGCCCGCCCGGTCCTTCCTTCGGAGACCCGCGTTCGAGGGGTTTACTTCGACGATCTGGGGGGGCTCTACGTCGATCTGGACGGCGCCTCTCTCGCGGATTGGGCGTGGGGCTGCTCATCGGAACTGTTGGCGATCGGAGGGCTGGTCCGTACGCTGGGCGATTCCTTCCCGGAGGTGCTCCGCCTGACCCTTCTCGTGGACGGCGAGCGCGCCGCCACGTTGAAAGGGCACGTGGAGCTTTCCCACCCCTTCGAGGTGGCGGCATGGCGGTGAACACGCGCCCCATCGGCGTTTTCGATTCGGGGATCGGCGGGCTCACCGTGGTGCGGGAAATTTTCCGTCTCCTGCCGAACGAACCGGTTCTCTTCTTCGGCGACACGGCGCGCCTTCCCTATGGACCGAAATCGAAGGAGACGGTGATCCGTTTCTGCCGGCAGAACGCGCGATTCCTCCTTTCCCGGGGGGTCCGTTCCATCGTGGTCGCCTGCAACACCGCCTCTTCCGTCGCCCTGACGACCCTGCGCGACGAGAGCCCGGTTCCGGTGATCGGTGTGATCGAGCCGGGGGCGCGCGCGGCGGCCCGCACCACCCGAAGCGGCGTGGTCGGCGTGATCGGCACGCGCGGAACGGTGGCGAGCGGCGCTTACGACGAGGCGCTTCACGCCCTGGAGCCGGAGATCCGCGTGGTCTCCGCGCCGAGCCAGCTCCTGGTCTCCCTCGCGGAAGAGGGGTGGACCGATCATCCGGTGACGACCCGGGTGGTGGAGGAATATCTGGCGCCGCTTCTCCGTACGTCGATGGATACGCTGATTCTCGGCTGCACCCATTTCCCGGTCTTGAAGGAGACGATCAGCCGGGTCGCCGGCGAGAACGTCCGCATCGTGGACGCCGCCCGGGAGACCGCTCGGATGCTCCGGGAAACCCTCCCCGACCCGACGCCGAAGGGGGCGTCCATCCCATCGGCCCGTTTCGCGGTGAGCGACGTTCCCCACCGTTTCCGGGAATCGGCGGAGCTCTTTCTCGGCGGCCCGATCGGCTCCGTGGAAAAGATCGATCTCGAGGTTCTCGAGGAGGTATAGCATGAGCGGTCGGCCGGATGGTCGGGCGGCGGATGAGCTGCGAAAGATTACGATCAAAAGAAATTATCTTCTCTACGGCGAAGGGAGCGTGTTGATCGAAACGGGAAACACCCGGGTGATCTGCACCGCCACCGTGGAAGAACGCGTCCCTCCCTTCCGGCGCGAATCGGGGGGCGGGTGGATCACCGCCGAGTACGGCATGCTCCCGCGCTCGTCGAACACGCGGATCCGGCGCGAGGTGGGGAGCAGAGGGGTAAAGGGGCGGACCCATGAAATCCAGCGCCTGATCGGCCGGTCCATCCGGTCGGTGGTCGATTTGGATAATCTCGGACCGCGGACGATCCTGCTCGACTGCGACGTGATCCAGGCCGACGGAGGGACGCGGACGGCGGCGATCAACGGCGCCTTTCTGGCGACCGTGGATGCGCTCCGCCTTCTCCGGCGGCAAGGAGTGCTCGGCGCCCGTCCGCTGCGCGACTCGGTGGCGGCGGTGAGCGTCGGCGTGGTCGGCGGCGAGGCGGTTTTGGATCTCGACTACGAGGAGGATTTCGCCGCCGAGGTGGACATGAACGTGGTGATGACCGGCTCCGGCCGTTTCGTGGAGGTGCAGGGGGCCGCTGAAGGGGATCCCTTCAGCGAGGCCACGCTTCAGAAAATGCTTGGCATCGCGAAGATCGGCGTGGAGAGAATCACCGCGATTCAGAGGGAAGAGCTCGGGGAGGAGGAGGTTTGATCGATCTGCTCCTGGCGACGCGCAACCGGGACAAGGTGGAGGAGATCCGTTCGATCCTGCGCGGGCTTCCGCTCCGTCTTCGAACCGTCGACGAATTTCCCGGCCTCCCCGAGGTGGACGAGGACCGCGACACGCTGAAGG contains:
- a CDS encoding N-acetylmuramoyl-L-alanine amidase, with product MRKSIAALFGLFLAVAAGTDAAEPVRVLHPDGREGRSPVLVADGGEYLSVDDVSLVYGATRHWRPDLLKMTMRLGEHRVKLTADNPVVVVDGEAIHLRAPVLFREGRLLLPLELATEILAPLAPFPVRWNPEERTLCIGSAARLILYTEIRPLGNGRELTVWTLGAPDFRADGGPGDTIRVRFAETGLPGDSLPDPPADGLIEAWFWEVRRDTATLNLIPGERLRDWRVARRSRPEGVVIRLSPAEMNEENTGASEAVAVLTRPTGRERRGLPRVVIDPGHGGGDPGQVCSGGLVEKELTLDLAKRIRDKLTGGRGVEVTLTRETDEDPPLIRRTEIANGASADLFISLHLNGSAAPGRSGVEVYRLSGGPGAAERVRLAVAETAERYENEPLGALPGGEVRFVPWDAVQGAHREESERAARTVLAEVARSGSFRALGSNEAPLAVLRGADLPALLVEVGFGTSETDRRALAGEEGRERLAAVLADAIVRFLRESS
- a CDS encoding GerMN domain-containing protein, whose amino-acid sequence is MEKEGRSQGTPLWPWVLVVLVVFGVGGWLVFGRGGPRRIETETPIFPVDEEGILSRTAVLSFASADGSRPVTERREVLLESAEREAIVRRLVEELARGPLAPNARPVLPSETRVRGVYFDDLGGLYVDLDGASLADWAWGCSSELLAIGGLVRTLGDSFPEVLRLTLLVDGERAATLKGHVELSHPFEVAAWR
- a CDS encoding glutamate racemase codes for the protein MAVNTRPIGVFDSGIGGLTVVREIFRLLPNEPVLFFGDTARLPYGPKSKETVIRFCRQNARFLLSRGVRSIVVACNTASSVALTTLRDESPVPVIGVIEPGARAAARTTRSGVVGVIGTRGTVASGAYDEALHALEPEIRVVSAPSQLLVSLAEEGWTDHPVTTRVVEEYLAPLLRTSMDTLILGCTHFPVLKETISRVAGENVRIVDAARETARMLRETLPDPTPKGASIPSARFAVSDVPHRFRESAELFLGGPIGSVEKIDLEVLEEV
- the rph gene encoding ribonuclease PH, with amino-acid sequence MSGRPDGRAADELRKITIKRNYLLYGEGSVLIETGNTRVICTATVEERVPPFRRESGGGWITAEYGMLPRSSNTRIRREVGSRGVKGRTHEIQRLIGRSIRSVVDLDNLGPRTILLDCDVIQADGGTRTAAINGAFLATVDALRLLRRQGVLGARPLRDSVAAVSVGVVGGEAVLDLDYEEDFAAEVDMNVVMTGSGRFVEVQGAAEGDPFSEATLQKMLGIAKIGVERITAIQREELGEEEV